One Purpureocillium takamizusanense chromosome 1, complete sequence genomic window carries:
- the ENV7 gene encoding Non-specific serine/threonine protein kinase (COG:I~COG:K~COG:T~BUSCO:EOG09263OAE~EggNog:ENOG503NXKW): MAQIFLDLFYSFGNCLNCFPGSPTLKINSRSFKILRLLGEGGFSYVYLVEDTSTHELFALKKIRCPFGAESVQQAMREVEAYRLFDHIPTIISAVDHAVATERGADEATKTVYVLLPYYRRGNLQDMINANMVNRTAFPERHLMMLFLGVCKALRAMHEYRPGPVERMEMGNEEDHPADGPSGGDRRGGGGAGGSKMGTRGKRTEEEEETEQERPLMENENQISSSGPGGKVLSYAHRDIKPGNIMIDDSGSTPILMDLGSVAPSPVPVTSQSLALQIQDTAAEHSTMPYRAPELFDVRTGTVIDTKTDIWSLGCTLYACLVGKSPFEMRSDETGGTLSLCVLGGDWRFPDESPGGAKRVNSISQAKARAAVAAAASDGPPDGPSGGGGSGSVSISEPIREIVRRCLKVEPAERPDINELITMVEHAIDELPDGGSYGSP, translated from the exons ATGGCACAGATATTCCTTGACCTCTTCTACTCCTTTGGGAACTGCCTCAATTGCTTCCCTGGGTCCCCGACCCTCAAGATCAACAGCCGCAGCTTCAAGATCCTGCGTCTGCTCGGCGAA GGCGGCTTCTCATACGTCTATCTCGTCGAAGACACCTCGACCCATGAGCTTTTTGCGCTCAAGAAGATTCGATGTCCCTTTGGCGCAGAGTCAGTGCAGCAGGCCATGCGCGAGGTGGAAGCCTACCGCCTATTCGATCACATACCAACTATAATATCAGCAGTCGaccatgccgtcgccactGAGCGCGGCGCAGACGAAGCCACCAAGACCGTCTACGTCCTGCTGCCGTACTACCGCCGGGGCAACCTGCAGGATATGATCAACGCCAACATGGTCAACCGAACCGCCTTCCCGGAGCGCCATCTCATGATGCTATTCCTCGGCGTCTGTAAAGCGCTGCGGGCCATGCACGAGTATCGGCCAGGGCCCGTTGAGAGGATGGAGATGGGCAACGAGGAGGACCATCCCGCCGACGgacccagcggcggcgaccggaggggcggcggcggggctggTGGCAGCAAGATGGGCACGCGCGGAAAACGCacagaagaggaggaagagacaGAGCAGGAGCGCCCTCTGATGGAAAATGAGAACCAGATCAGCTCATCGGGtcccggcggcaaggtcctGTCCTACGCGCATCGGGACATCAAGCCCGGCAACATCATGATTGACGACTCTGGATCCACACCCATCCTGATGGACCTCGGATCCGTCGCCCCGTCACCCGTCCCGGTGACGTCGCAGTCCCTGGCCCTGCAAATCCaggacacggccgccgaaCACTCCACCATGCCGTATCGCGCACCAGAGCTCTTCGACGTGCGAACTGGAACCGTCATTGACACCAAGACGGACATATGGTCCCTCGGATGCACCCTCTACGCCTGTCTGGTCGGCAAGTCTCCCTTCGAAATGCGCTCTGACGAGACGGGGGGCACCCTCAGCCTCtgcgtcctcggcggtgatTGGCGCTTTCCAGACGAgtcgcccggcggcgccaaacGTGTCAACAGTATCAGTCAGGCCAAAGCGAGGGCGGCCGttgcagctgcagcatcaGACGGTCCCCCAGACGGCCCCTCGGGAGGCGGTGGGAGCGGCAGCGTGTCCATCAGCGAACCGATTCGCGAAATTGTGCGGCGCTGCCTCAAGGTCGAGCCTGCGGAACGCCCCGATATCAACGAGCTCATCACCATGGTCGAACATGCCATTGACGAGCTACCTGATGGTGGTAGTTACGGGTCACCATAA
- the AMS1 gene encoding Alpha-mannosidase (COG:G~BUSCO:EOG092607QZ~CAZy:GH38~EggNog:ENOG503NW9D), with amino-acid sequence MGGGGELRGQGSYPVLVNEPVGVPKTSILKNRIELLYRSEQYRKVNLLANLYNGRFSGKPHVKLYVWSAPGQDRPSFDEAVTHDFKETHTGVAFGPSWTTHWFRVHLKVPDAIIDEELVVFEWDANNEGLVWSEDGMPLQGLTGGGDRIEWIIPQSFRDGKEHIIYIEMACNGMFGCAPNGKDTNAPPDPNKYFGLSTADIAAVNVPARMLHFDMWELGDAARELPENSAEQNQALTVAMKIIDTFQVNNQESILKCRKLAQDIIGPDVDSHRVYQVGKEPVVFGIGHCHIDTCWLWPWAETKRKVCRSWSSQCDLMDRYPEAHFACSQAQQFKWLKQIYPRAFDRVRKKVAEGQFHPIGGSWVEHDTNMPSGESLVRQFLYGQRFFEAEFGSRCRTFWLPDTFGYSSQLPQLCRLAGMDRFMTQKLSWNNINNFPHTTFMWVSPDGSQVICHMPPSETYTSDANFGDLKRSISQHKTLRVDDSSLLVFGKGDGGGGPTWQHFEKLRRCAGISNTIGGIPKLKLGLTVDDFFDRLTPKVKELPTWYGELYFELHRGTYTTQANNKLFNRKAEAMLRGIEQLATFASIRNKSYKYPTEKIDGMWEAVLLCQFHDCLPGSSIEMCYDDSDKLYAEVFATGKKLLKELYETHNASEVRTAALSETVVINTLPWHRKEIVEVSETEVGIACGDGPLLPLRTFKIQEDKPAVTVTENHDEFVLENDNLRVTIKQGTITSLFDRVNDREVVDRGGAANKFVIFDDIPLYWEAWDVEVYHLSTKRDLQYGETRVHENKPHRVTLVTDIKISEESSLKSYISLSAAIKGQPSQVNCSVEVDWHENSKFLKVEFPVDIVNTEASYETAYSITKRPTHYNTSWDMAKFEVCCHRFADLSEHNYGVSILNDSKYGFATAGKMMRLSLLRSPKSPDGNADMGHHSIQWAIFPHHGSLSSATVKAAYAFNNPLKPLSASKATVEGLTGAPVRLVSHDRSDSVFLDTVKRGHDDEDVSRREGLRVNKGQSVILRLYESLGGHSRTTVRTEFNVKRVTKVNLLEDELEEVRHTGGDFDIRLRPFEVATYKIQL; translated from the exons atgggtggtggtggagaaTTGAGGGGCCAGGGCTCCTATCCCGTGCTTGTCAACGAGCCGGTCGGGGTGCCCAAGACGAGCATCCTGAAGAACCGCATCGAGCTGCTTTACAGGTCGGAGCAGTATCGCAAGGTCAATTTGCTCGC AAATCTGTACAATGGCAGGTTCTCCGGCAAGCCCCATGTGAAGCTCTACGTCTGGAGCGCCCCTGGCCAGGACCGCCCTAGCTTCGACGAAGCCGTAACGCATGATTTCAAGGAGACTCATACGGGTGTCGCCTTTGGGCCGTCATGGACCACCCACTGGTTCCGGGTCCATCTAAAGGTTCCCGACGCCATCATTGACGAAGAGTTGGTGGTTTTCGAGTGGGACGCCAACAACGAGGGTCTCGTCTGGTCCGAGGATGGCATGCCGCTGCAGGgcctcaccggcggcggcgaccgcaTTGAGTGGATCATTCCCCAGAGTTTCCGAGACGGCAAGGAGCACATCATCTATATCGAGATGGCTTGCAATGGTATGTTTGGATGTGCGCCGAATGGCAAGGACACAAACGCTCCACCGGACCCCAACAAGTACTTCGGCCTCAGCACCGCCGACATAGCTGCTGTCAACGTGCCTGCTCGTATGCTTCACTTCGACATGTGGGAGCTGGGCGATGCTGCccgcgagctgcccgagaATTCGGCGGAGCAGAATCAGGCTCTGACAGTCGCCATGAAGATCATCGACACCTTCCAGGTGAATAATCAGGAATCCATACTCAAGTGCCGGAAACTCGCCCAGGACATCATCGGGCCCGACGTTGATTCCCATCGGGTGTATCAGGTCGGCAAAGAGCCAGTCGTGTTTGGTATCGGCCACTGCCACATTGACACGTGCTGGTTGTGGCCATGGGCAGAGACGAAGCGCAAGGTGTGCCGCTCCTGGTCGAGCCAGTGCGACTTGATGGATCGCTATCCCGAGGCGCACTTTGCCTGCTCCCAGGCACAGCAGTTCAAGTGGCTCAAGCAAATCTACCCGCGCGCCTTTGACCGCGTACGTAAGAAGGTGGCCGAGGGCCAGTTCCACCCAatcggcggcagctgggtTGAGCATGATACCAACATGCCCAGCGGCGAGTCCCTTGTCCGTCAGTTCTTGTACGGCCAGCGATTTTTCGAGGCCGAATTTGGGTCTCGTTGCCGTACCTTCTGGCTGCCGGATACATTTGGATACTCGAGCCAGTTGCCACAGCTTTGCCGCCTGGCGGGCATGGACCGCTTCATGACTCAGAAGCTTAGCTGGAACAACATCAACAATTTCCCACATACCACGTTCATGTGGGTGAGCCCTGATGGCAGCCAGGTCATCTGCcacatgccgccgtcggaGACATACACGTCCGACGCCAATTTTGGAGATCTTAAGAGAAGTATCTCCCAGCACAAGACATTACGCGTCGATGACTCGTCGCTTCTTGTCTTTGGCAaaggtgacggcggcggcggcccaacTTGGCAACACTTCGAGAAgctgcgccgctgcgccggcATCAGCAACAccatcggcggcatcccGAAGCTCAAGCTCGGACTCACCGTGGACGATTTCTTTGACCGCCTGACGCCAAAGGTCAAGGAACTTCCAACGTGGTACGGCGAGCTGTACTTCGAGCTGCACAGAGGAACCTACACTACGCAGGCGAACAACAAGCTCTTCAACCGCAAGGCTGAGGCCATGCTTCGCGGCATCGAACAGCTGGCCACCTTCGCATCCATCAGGAACAAGTCCTACAAGTATCCCACCGAGAAAATCGACGGCATGTGGGAGGCTGTCCTACTGTGTCAATTCCATGACTGCCTACCAGGTAGCTCCATTGAGATGTGTTATGATGACTCGGATAAG CTCTATGCAGAGGTTTTTGCAACCGGGAAGAAGCTTCTCAAGGAGCTCTATGAGACTCACAATGCTTCTGAAGTGCGCACAGCGGCCTTATCCGAAACGGTCGTCATCAACACACTGCCTTGGCATCGCAAAGAGATTGTTGAAGTCAGCGAGACGGAAGTCGGCATCGCTTGCGGCGACGGTCCACTGTTGCCCCTACGCACCTTCAAGATTCAGGAGGACAAGCCCGCCGTGACCGTGACTGAGAATCACGACGAATTTGTCCTAGAGAATGACAACCTGCGTGTCACCATAAAGCAGGGTACCATAACGTCCCTCTTTGATCGCGTCAATGACCGCGAAGTCGTCGATAGGGGAGGAGCGGCGAACAAGTTTGTCATTTTCGATGACATCCCTCTCTACTGGGAGGCTTGGGACGTCGAGGTGTACCACCTCAGCACGAAGCGGGACCTGCAGTATGGCGAAACCAGAGTTCACGAGAACAAGCCGCATAGGGTCACCTTGGTCACCGACATCAAGATCAGCGAGGAGAGCTCACTGAAATCGTACATAAGCCTCTCGGCTGCGATCAAGGGCCAGCCATCACAGGTCAACTGCTCGGTCGAGGTCGACTGGCACGAAAACTCCAAGTTCCTCAAGGTCGAGTTCCCCGTCGACATTGTCAACACCGAAGCTTCGTACGAGACCGCGTATAGCATTACCAAGCGACCCACGCACTACAACACCAGCTGGGACATGGCCAAGTTCGAGGTCTGCTGCCACAGGTTTGCCGACTTGTCGGAGCACAACTACGGCGTGTCCATTCTCAACGACAGCAAATACGGATTCGCTACGGCTGGCAAGATGATGCGCCTCTCTCTGCTCAGGTCTCCCAAGTCCCCAGACGGGAACGCGGATATGGGTCACCACTCCATCCAGTGGGCCATTTTCCCTCATCATGGCTCCCTGTCATCGGCCACAGTCAAGGCGGCCTACGCCTTCAACAATCCGCTGAAGCCGCTCTCTGCCTCCAAGGCAACCGTGGAGGGCCTCACTGGCGCACCAGTCAGGCTCGTTAGTCACGACAGGTCCGACTCTGTGTTTCTCGACACGGTAAagcgcggccacgacgacgaggacgtcagCAGGCGCGAGGGCCTCCGCGTGAACAAGGGGCAGAGCGTGATCCTGCGCCTATACGAgtccctcggcggccatAGCCGGACAACCGTCAGGACGGAGTTCAACGTCAAGCGAGTGACAAAGGTCAacctgctcgaggacgagctggaggaggtCAGGCACACCGGGGGAGACTTCGATATTAGGCTCCGGCCATTCGAAGTGGCCACGTACAAGATTCAGCTTTAG
- the SNT2 gene encoding putative PHD type zinc finger protein with BAH domain-containing protein (COG:S~EggNog:ENOG503NUPZ) produces MAQQNETKATDSDAQQPGASESLRASAGSDPGSKEGGAEMAAPYGTRSRNRTGNARINYAEDKDIEMDNYDYYHSKTNHDGSGKKLSRQSTAAANGDGPLRGSGSRKLGLDDGKSAGSSQNGSREQSSSNGGGGGSTGALQAAQASVALQPSSRKRKATATQLATASTMSSPAVMSTKRIGNTMQVTGPPLRETNLMTFEQSNARPENGRMKADDGTVLEPNDHVYLVCEPPGEPYYLGRIMEFLHAQNDTSRPVDAVRINWFYRPKDIGRKAVDTRQVFATMHSDISPLTALRGKCRIMHRGEIDSMDQFRKTPDSFWYEKLYDRYIQKNYDLIPTASIVNVPDKVKKVLDERWKFVLVEQGRGKELTSAVKLCKRCSGYCASNDSVDCAVCHNTYHMNCVRPPLLKKPSRGFAWSCAACSRAQERKLEARNTPNGTDANGDPDDDELLDDDDEDAQGIETDRTTPADEEHHHQGTAEQIYQASLWPWRYLGMHCKPEDALDYDDRIYPRASTRIGPRHQANVTPWPGRPVEYVKPLEIRRGPRGPKISKEALDAEKVQRGKRPKWVQDQPPGYVARGEDHDENDPNATSTLLWKPPSHDEISDGGVKDYMKEAQGFAKKLGLPERSTNLQDIALETLFQHNYESSAALKDLPDTKQDVFKEPLLTSAEQKKFEEGVAKYGSELHLVMKHVKTMTPGEVVRYYYTWKKTERGQQVWGTFAGRKGKKHARRAEEAANKLADDVADHDDDSAFDTAKAAEKKRSFICQFCSTTTSRQWRRAPNISSGLVGDNANKGNGKDKGNQYVVALCRRCAELWRRYGIRFEEMEEVAKKVAQSGGRAWKRKQDEELLKELQAAQEMGLMTPDRDVTPMSGSLNSVQEPPRKKLKGAPGPADKDQDSAYSDGGGVPSSGLSKKKDKYVESTPIPEMPKPRVLPCAVCDQMEPLGEQHISCRECRLTVHRNCYGIMDNRMQGKWICDMCSNDKNPQLSIQYKCVLCPVEHTEQDFVEQPKLTHHKKKMSEKDREREKLEVQQARKAAEYYRKQQEDLNRPVNPREPLKRTADNNWVHVTCAVWTPEVKFGNAKALEPSEGIPSIPRSRYDEVCQACNQQGGACISCHQCRVPYHVECARQQGHLLGFDVSPVKGSRRDQFNVVTLNGETGTMSAVLWCKDHIPTKTIAHHMHEMVSESGLNALQFYAQNYKQADLTLTGTVRKANLMMNAAKVSGVPTQSSGPRRPSGAGTTTAIANGTGLHARNGEPTEAAMNALQPGEKVCITCGIDVTPKWWPIDDSQERKLTNGHHGVIGSEARKFVDQRKFQCHQCRKAPRTKPCVPQHSPPAAEPPRLSHAMPPAPPTAVPPLRSPPAAPSDYRPLRSEIHSLLHHPALNERPPPPVPVAAAVPQHIDSRPPAVTHPYGAAPHPRSYNEWSHLPRRQHGSPPRHLNGGPPPLHGGAPAPPPLSNLTSLRPPAMTAPPPVAPLSVGHHHAHGSPVYGNGLPPSPRRLTGPAPPAPYVPPYHAAPSHPPPPPQTRSPNLSNGVPSSRYESSTHGMHPHPQLSPYLGSHGSPPMPRTGPPPTLEPPGSAGSMASRPPESRPASGASASPSLRNLLS; encoded by the exons ATGGCACAGCAAAAT GAAACCAAAGCCACAGACTCGGACGCACAACAACCAGGAGCGTCCGAGTCGCTGAGGGCTTCTGCTGGCTCGGATCCTGGATCCAAAGAAGGGGGCGCCGAAATGGCGGCGCCGTACGGCACTCGCTCTCGCAATAGGACGGGTAATGCCCGCATCAACTACGCAGAGGATAAGGACATTGAGATGGACAACTACGACTACTACCATTCCAAGACCAaccacgacggcagcggcaagaagctgTCGCGACAAAGCACGGCGGCTGCGAATGGCGACGGTCCCCTTCGCGGCAGCGGGTCGCGCAAGCTGGGCTTGGATGACGGCAAATCGGCTGGGTCGTCCCAGAATGGGTCCCGAGAACAGAGTTCgagcaatggcggcggcggcggcagcactgGTGCATTGCAGGCCGCGCAGGCATCAGTCGCATTgcagccctcgtcgcgcaagcgcaaggccaCAGCAACGCAATTGGCGACTGCATCGACCATGTCATCACCAGCCGTCATGTCGACAAAACGCATCGGAAACACGATGCAAGTCACGGGCCCGCCACTGCGAGAAACCAACCTCATGACGTTTGAGCAGAGCAACGCCCGGCCGGAAAATGGGCGGATGAAAGCTGACGACGGGACGGTGCTGGAGCCAAATG ACCATGTGTACCTCGTCTGCGAACCCCCCGGCGAGCCCTACTATTTGGGCCGCATTATGGAGTTCTTGCACGCCCAGAACGACACGTCCAGACCCGTGGACGCGGTACGCATCAACTGGTTCTACCGCCCCAAAGACATCGGGCGCAAGGCCGTAGACACGCGTCAGGTCTTTGCCACGATGCACTCCGACATTAGCCCGCTgacggcgctgcgcggcAAGTGTCGCATAATGCACCGCGGCGAGATTGACAGCATGGACCAGTTCCGCAAAACGCCCGACAGCTTCTGGTACGAGAAGCTATACGATCGCTACATACAAAAGAACTACGACCTCATCCCAACCGCCAGCATCGTTAATGTCCCCGACAAGGTCAAGAAggtgctcgacgagcgcTGGAAGTTCGTCTTGGTGGAGCAGGGTCGTGGTAAGGAGCTGACTAGCGCCGTCAAGCTCTGCAAGAGATGTAGCGGCTACTGTGCAAG CAATGATTCTGTCGACTGCGCGGTATGTCACAATACATATCACATGAATTGCGTGCGGCCGCCGTTGCTCAAGAAGCCGTCGCGTGGGTTTGCATGGTCCTGTGCCGCCTGTAGCAGGGCCCAGGAGCGGAAACTTGAGGCCCGCAACACACCTAATGGCACCGACGCCAACGGTGAccccgacgatgacgagcttcttgacgatgacgatgaggacgctCAAGGCATCGAAACCGACCGCACTACCCCAGCAGACGAggagcaccaccatcaagGTACCGCTGAGCAAATCTACCAAGCGAGCCTCTGGCCGTGGCGGTATCTGGGAATGCACTGCAAGCCGGAGGATGCGCTCGACTACGATGACCGCATATACCCTCGGGCGAGCACGCGCATTGGCCCGCGCCACCAGGCAAACGTCACACCATGGCCTGGCCGTCCCGTCGAGTATGTTAAGCCGCTAGAGATCAGGAGGGGACCAAGAGGCCCGAAGATCTCCAAAGAGGCCCTGGATGCCGAAAAAGTCCAGCGCGGCAAACGACCAAAGTGGGTCCAAGATCAACCTCCTGGCTACGTCGCTCGTGGCGAGGATCACGACGAGAACGACCCAAACGCTACCTCGACGCTCCTCTGGAAGCCCCCTTCTCATGATGAGATCAGTGATGGGGGGGTCAAAGACTATATGAAGGAGGCACAAGGCTTCGCAAAGAAGCTCGGCCTTCCGGAGCGCTCTACCAACCTCCAAGATATCGCGCTTGAGACTCTCTTCCAGCACAATTATGAGTCGTCGGCCGCTCTCAAGGATCTTCCGGACACAAAGCAGGATGTGTTCAAAGAACCTCTGTTGACCTCGGCTGAACAGAAAAAGTTTGAGGAAGGTGTGGCCAAGTACGGCTCAGAGCTTCATTTGGTCATGAAGCATGTGAAGACGATGACACCAGGGGAAGTTGTCCGCTACTACTATACGTGGAAGAAGACGGAGCGTGGTCAACAAGTATGGGGTACCTTTGCCGGCAGAAAGGGCAAGAAGCACGCTAGAAGGGCGGAAGAGGCAGCCAACAAACTCGCTGACGACGTGGCggaccacgacgatgactCTGCGTTCGACACAGCCAAGGCagcggagaagaagcggaGTTTCATCTGCCAATTTTGTTCTACGACTACGTCTCGCCAGTGGAGGCGGGCTCCAAACATCTCTTCCGGACTCGTCGGCGACAACGCAAATAAGGGAAACGGAAAAGACAAAGGCAATCAGTACGTTGTTGCCCTTtgtcggcgatgcgcagAACTATGGCGTCGATACGGCATCCGTTttgaggagatggaggaggtggccaAGAAAGTGGCTCAGTCTGGCGGAAGGGCCTGGAAGCGGAAACAAGATGAAGAGCTCTTGAAGGAACTCCAGGCTGCTCAAGAAATGGGTCTCATGACTCCAGATCGCGACGTTACGCCCATGAGCGGCTCCCTGAATTCTGTCCAGGAGCCTCCGAGGAAGAAGCTGAAGGGTGCGCCTGGTCCCGCCGACAAGGACCAAGACTCAGCATACtccgacggtggcggcgttcCAAGCTCCGGTCTCTCtaagaagaaggacaagtACGTCGAGAGCACGCCTATTCCAGAGATGCCGAAGCCCCGTGTCCTGCCTTGTGCAGTCTGCGACCAAATGGAACCTCTAGGCGAGCAGCACATCTCGTGCCGCGAGTGTCGCTTGACTGTACATCGCAACTGCTACGGCATCATGGACAACCGCATGCAAGGCAAGTGGATCTGCGACATGTGTTCGAACGACAAGAACCCGCAGCTCTCAATT CAATACAAATGCGTGCTTTGTCCGGTGGAGCATACCGAACAAGACTTCGTCGAACAGCCCAAACTCACTCATcacaagaagaagatgtCAGAGAAAGACCGCGAACGTGAGAAGCTGGAGGTGCAGCAAGCGCGCAAGGCTGCCGAGTACTACCGCAAGCAGCAGGAAGACCTGAACCGCCCAGTAAACCCCCGAGAACCACTCAAACGTACGGCAGACAACAACTGGGTTCACGTAACTTGTGCGGTGTGGACTCCCGAGGTCAAGTTTGGAAATGCgaaggccctcgagccgTCTGAAGGCATCCCGTCGATCCCGCGGTCCAGATACGACGAGGTGTGTCAGGCTTGCAACCAGCAGGGGGGCGCCTGTATCTCCTGCCATCAGTGCCGCGTGCCAT ATCATGTCGAATGTGCGCGGCAGCAAGGCCATCTACTTGGCTTTGATGTCAGCCCTGTCAAGGGGTCTCGTCGGGACCAGTTCAACGTTGTGACTCTGAATGGGGAGACGGGAACGATGTCGGCTGTCCTGTGGTGCAAGGACCACATTCCGACCAAGACGATTGCACACCACATGCACGAGATGGTGAGCGAATCTGGTCTGAATGCCTTACAGTTCTACGCCCAAAACTACAAGCAGGCGGACCTTACTTTGACGGGGACTGTCCGCAAGGCCAATCTCATGATGAATGCCGCCAAGGTCTCTGGAGTTCCAACCCAATCCAGCGGTCCCAGGAGACCGTCTGGTGCTGGCACGACTACAGCGATTGCAAATGGCACAGGGTTACATGCTCGAAACGGCGAGCCCACTGAAGCAGCGATGAACGCATTGCAACCTGGGGAGAAGGTTTGCATCACTTGTGGAATTGATGTGACGCCCAAATGGTGGCCAATCGACGACTCGCAGGAGCGGAAGCTCACAAacggccatcatggcgtgATCGGCTCCGAGGCACGCAAGTTCGTGGACCAGCGCAAGTTCCAGTGTCATCAGTGCCGCAAGGCGCCTCGCACGAAACCCTGCGTGCCGCAGcactcgccgcccgcggccgagccTCCTCGGCTCTCTCACGCGATGCCGCCTGCACCACCCACGGCGGTTCCCCCGTTGCgaagcccgcccgcggcccccTCCGATTACCGTCCGTTGCGGTCTGAGATACACTCACTACTGCATCACCCTGCTCTGAACgaacggccgccgccgcctgtccccgtcgcggctgccgtgCCGCAACACATCGACTCTCGACCTCCGGCTGTGACACATCCGTacggcgcagcgccgcacCCACGGTCATACAATGAATGGAGTCACCTGCCTAGACGCCAACacggctcgccgcctcggcatcTCAATGGAGGCCCTCCGCCGCTTCATGGAGGGGCTCCGGCGCCACCCCCGTTGTCGAACCTTACCTCTCTGCGACCCCCGGCAATGACTGCTCCTCCGCCAGTTGCTCCCCTTTCGGTGGGTCACCATCATGCACACGGGTCTCCCGTATATGGAAATGGCCTGCCCCCGTCACCTCGCCGACTGActggcccggcgccgcccgccccttACGTTCCCCCGTACCATGCAGCGCCCAgtcaccctcctccaccgccgcaaACCAGATCGCCAAACCTCAGTAAcggcgtgccgtcgtcgaggtatGAATCATCCACTCACGGGATGCACCCGCATCCTCAACTCTCCCCATACCTGGGCTCTCACGGAAGTCCACCAATGCCAAGGACCGGTCCACCGCCGACTCTTGAGCCACCCGGATCTGCCGGttccatggcctcgaggccgccggagAGCCGACCTGCCAGCGGGGCCAGCGCGAGCCCATCGCTGAGAAACTTGTTGTCATGA